In Fusarium oxysporum Fo47 chromosome VII, complete sequence, the following proteins share a genomic window:
- a CDS encoding arabinan endo-1,5-alpha-L-arabinosidase A, whose translation MMQGGGTQIMAGHGQIRGPGHNAVFADNDADVLVYHYYDATSGDARIGINLLRYDNGWPVAY comes from the coding sequence ATGATGCAGGGTGGCGGTACCCAGATCATGGCGGGTCACGGCCAGATTCGCGGTCCTGGTCATAATGCTGTCTTCGCCGACAACGATGCTGATGTACTCGTTTACCACTATTACGATGCTACCAGCGGCGATGCTCGCATTGGTATCAACCTCCTCCGCTACGATAACGGTTGGCCTGTTGCCTACTGA